CGGCTTCTTTACGTTCGGCATGCTGCTGCATGCGCACGTCATCGCCGCACCGCCAGCCGAAGCCATCGCCATCTGGGTGCTGCCCGTGCTGATGGGGCTGTTCGGCATCACCAAATGCGCCGTGCGCTGGCACTACCGCGGCGATGCATAACCGTGTCCGTGAACTGCGCACCGCGCTGGGCTGGTCGCAGGCCGACCTGGGCGAGAAGCTGGACGTCTCGCGGCAGACCGTGAACGCGGTGGAGA
This DNA window, taken from Luteibacter sp. 9135, encodes the following:
- a CDS encoding helix-turn-helix transcriptional regulator; translated protein: MHNRVRELRTALGWSQADLGEKLDVSRQTVNAVETGKYDPSLPLAFKIARLFALPIESIFVPEE